In one Lolium rigidum isolate FL_2022 chromosome 3, APGP_CSIRO_Lrig_0.1, whole genome shotgun sequence genomic region, the following are encoded:
- the LOC124700353 gene encoding lariat debranching enzyme-like: protein MKIAVEGCMHGELDKVYDTMRRLEEAEGIKIDLLICCGDFQAVRNESDLHCVNVKPKYRTMNSFWKYYSGQAVAPYPTIFIGGNHEASNYLWELYYGGWAAPNIYFLGFAGVVKFGNIRIGGMSGIHKQNDYYSGHHERPPYSEANKISVYHVRHYDVLKLMHVKEPLDIFISHDWPVGITEYGNWQKLIQQKRHFEEEVRTRTLGSQSAAKLLSKLKPPYWFSAHLHCKFPAIIQHGEDGPTTKFLALDKCIPRRNFLQVLDIPSNPGPYEIQYDEEWLAITRRFHNVFPLTRAPFRMNEELDIQNDRQWVRSKLNARGAKPFDFVQTAPPFNPSMPVDNPPAAVHCRNPQTESFLQFLQLPYLLDSSNSGGVNRNASSSQPAHPLNNDDIELPDEIEDDEDDE from the exons ATGAAG ATCGCCGTGGAGGGATGCATGCACGGGGAGCTGGACAAGGTCTACGACACGATGCGCCGTCTCGAGGAAGCTGAGGGCATCAAGATCGACCTCCTCATCTGCTGCGGCGACTTCCAG GCTGTAAGGAATGAGAGCGATTTACACTGTGTAAACGTCAAACCAAAGTACCGtaccatgaactcattttggaaGTACTACTCCGGACAAGCAGTTGCCCCATACCCCACTATCTTCATCGGTGGAAACCATGAAGCATCCAATTATTTGTGGGAACT GTACTATGGAGGATGGGCAGCACCTAACATCTACTTTTTGGGGTTTGCTGGTGTTGTTAAATTTGGAAACATTCGAATTGGTGGAATGTCAGGAATACATAAGCAAAATGATTATTACTCAG GACACCATGAGAGGCCTCCATACAGTGAAGCTAACAAGATATCAGTGTACCATGTGAGGCATTATGATGTTCTCAAGCTAATGCATGTGAAGGAGCCTCTAGATATATTCATCTCACATGACTGGCCTGTGGGCATTACTGAATATGGAAACTggcagaaactcattcaacagaaAAGGCATTTCGAAGAAGAG GTCCGCACAAGAACACTAGGCAGCCAATCAGCAGCAAAATTACTGAGCAAATTGAAACCACCGTACTGGTTTTCAGCTCATCTTCATTGTAAGTTTCCAGCTATCATTCAACATGGTGAGGATGGACCTACAACAAAGTTTCTTGCGCTTGATAAGTGCATTCCCAGGCGGAATTTCTTGCAG GTACTAGACATTCCATCCAATCCAGGGCCATATGAAATCCAGTACGACGAAGAATGGCTTGCAATAACACGAAGATTCCATAATGTTTTCCCCTTAACTCGGGCACCATTCAGAAT GAATGAAGAACTTGACATTCAAAATGACCGACAGTGGGTTAGGAGCAAGTTGAATGCTAGAGGGGCTAAGCCATTTGATTTTGTCCAGACTGCTCCACCTTTTAATCCGTCCATGCCAGTTGATAATCCCCCCGCAGCGG TTCATTGCAGGAATCCGCAAACTGAATCTTTTCTCCAGTTTTTACAACTCCCATATCTGCTGGACTCGTCTAATTCTGGGG GGGTTAATAGAAATGCATCGAGCTCGCAGCCAGCACATCCACTTAATAACGACGACATAGAGCTCCCCGACGAAATTGAAGATGACGAAGATGACGAATGA
- the LOC124700354 gene encoding uncharacterized protein LOC124700354 → MAPSASMLFPIYHHGPAAVEAPREGGFRFGFRNVLFPTGFLAMMTRRDKAPAAVPEVAAAEVVKQRGLHAGGDRDAEEKAAALGSKFEEAVRLSCWAS, encoded by the coding sequence ATGGCCCCCAGCGCCTCGATGCTGTTCCCGATCTACCACCACGGCcccgcggcggtggaggcgccgcgCGAGGGTGGTTTTAGGTTCGGCTTCCGCAATGTCCTGTTCCCTACCGGTTTCCTGGCGATGATGACGCGACGGGATAAGGCGCCGGCGGCGGTGCCGGAGGTGGCGGCCGCCGAGGTGGTGAAACAGAGAGGGCTTCACGCCGGCGGCGATCGGGACGCGGAGGAGAAGGCCGCGGCGCTCGGAAGCAAGTTCGAGGAGGCGGTGCGGCTCAGCTGCTGGGCGTCTTGA